Proteins from one Bacteroides zhangwenhongii genomic window:
- a CDS encoding glycoside hydrolase family 43 protein, with protein MKNTQVIQLMSIVRLSIFMLGITMMSCNSKKEQQLPAIGKSVALFDYFSYKGNDDFYISNPLSGEDYFYNPILPGWYSDPSVCTNGEGDYFLVTSTFTYFPGVPIFHSKDLVNWKQIGHVLNRASQLVKMEGQKVSGGIFAPAISYNPYNKTYYMVTTNVGAGNFFVKTQDPFGEWSEPVMLPEVGGIDPSFFFDEDGKAYIVNNDEAPDNKPEYSGHRTIRIQEFDVKADKTIGPRKILVNKGAQPADKPIWIEGPHLYKINGKYFLMSAEGGTGNWHSEVIFRGDSPMGKFLPWKNNPILTQRHLNSDRPNSVTCAGHADLIQTKEGDWWAVFLACRPINNQFENLGRETFMMPVKWSEDGFPYMTQGDDLVPMIVKREGAKRDTTVTYGNFELVANFDSPVLDMTWMTLRASASDLYSLSETPGYLTLKCADISATEKKTPAFVCRRLQHHKFECATRMLFNPSDDKETAGMLLFKDETHQYFFCLNKVGENKNISLKQIGEKEQTLASDEIDADTNEVYLKLVSQGIGYDFYYSIDGEKSWKLLCKDVDSSYLSTTTAGGFTGTTIGLYATCK; from the coding sequence ATGAAGAATACACAGGTAATACAATTAATGTCAATCGTCCGGCTCTCCATATTTATGTTGGGGATAACAATGATGTCATGTAACTCAAAGAAAGAACAACAATTACCGGCTATTGGAAAATCTGTGGCTCTCTTTGATTATTTTTCCTATAAAGGAAATGATGATTTTTATATTTCCAATCCTCTGTCAGGTGAAGATTATTTTTATAATCCAATTTTGCCGGGATGGTATTCCGATCCTAGTGTTTGCACAAATGGAGAAGGTGATTATTTCCTGGTAACATCTACATTCACCTATTTTCCCGGTGTTCCTATTTTTCACAGCAAGGATTTGGTGAATTGGAAACAGATAGGACATGTGTTGAATCGTGCTTCGCAATTAGTGAAGATGGAAGGACAGAAAGTGAGTGGTGGTATTTTTGCCCCGGCTATTTCTTATAATCCGTATAACAAAACATATTATATGGTAACAACCAATGTAGGAGCCGGAAATTTCTTTGTTAAGACGCAAGACCCGTTTGGTGAATGGTCGGAACCCGTCATGTTGCCGGAGGTCGGAGGTATTGATCCTTCTTTCTTTTTTGATGAAGATGGTAAGGCATATATTGTTAATAATGATGAGGCTCCGGATAATAAACCTGAATATAGCGGACACCGTACTATACGCATACAAGAGTTTGATGTGAAGGCGGATAAGACGATCGGTCCCCGTAAAATTCTTGTAAACAAAGGAGCTCAACCGGCAGATAAACCAATTTGGATAGAAGGTCCTCATTTATATAAAATAAATGGAAAGTATTTCTTGATGTCCGCCGAAGGTGGAACGGGGAACTGGCATTCAGAAGTGATTTTCCGTGGTGATTCTCCGATGGGTAAATTTCTTCCATGGAAAAACAATCCGATTCTGACGCAAAGACATTTGAATTCTGACCGTCCTAATTCGGTAACCTGTGCTGGTCATGCAGACTTGATTCAAACAAAAGAGGGAGATTGGTGGGCTGTTTTTCTGGCTTGTCGTCCTATTAATAATCAGTTTGAGAATTTGGGACGTGAAACATTTATGATGCCGGTGAAATGGAGTGAAGACGGATTCCCGTACATGACACAAGGCGATGATTTAGTACCTATGATTGTAAAACGTGAGGGTGCGAAACGCGATACGACAGTTACTTATGGTAACTTCGAGTTAGTAGCGAACTTTGATTCTCCTGTACTTGACATGACTTGGATGACTTTGAGAGCTTCTGCATCCGATCTATATTCTTTGTCGGAAACACCCGGATACCTGACCTTGAAGTGTGCAGATATTAGCGCTACGGAAAAGAAAACTCCGGCATTTGTTTGTCGTCGGTTACAACATCATAAATTTGAATGTGCTACCCGTATGTTGTTCAATCCTTCTGACGATAAGGAAACAGCCGGAATGCTGTTGTTTAAAGATGAGACGCATCAATATTTTTTCTGCTTGAATAAAGTGGGTGAGAATAAAAATATTTCTCTGAAACAAATCGGTGAAAAGGAACAGACATTGGCTTCAGATGAAATAGACGCGGATACAAATGAGGTATATTTGAAATTAGTATCTCAAGGAATTGGTTACGATTTCTATTATTCTATTGATGGTGAAAAAAGCTGGAAACTGCTTTGTAAAGATGTAGATTCCAGTTATCTCTCTACTACAACGGCTGGTGGATTTACTGGTACTACAATCGGATTATACGCTACTTGCAAATAA